A window of the Polaribacter sp. HaHaR_3_91 genome harbors these coding sequences:
- the scpA gene encoding methylmalonyl-CoA mutase: protein MKPDFSDIKINSAVKQTVATSENQDVWNTPEGIPVKKQFTKEDIAEAEHLGFAAGVPPFLRGPYSAMYAMRPWTIRQYAGFSTAEESNAFYRRNLAAGQKGLSVAFDLATHRGYDSDHPRVTGDVGKAGVAIDSILDMEILFDQIPLDKMSVSMTMNGAVLPIMAFYIAAAKKQGVALDKLSGTIQNDILKEFMVRNTYIYPPLPSMKIIGDIFDYTTKNMPKFNSISISGYHMQEAGATADIELAYTLADGMEYIRTGLKSGLKIDEFAPRLSFFWAVGMNHFMEIAKMRAARMLWAKIIKSFNPTNPKSMALRTHSQTSGWSLSEQDPFNNVARTCVEAMAATLGGTQSLHTNALDEAIALPTDFSARIARNTQIFIQDETQMTKSVDPWAGSYYVEYLTQEIAKKAWKLIEEVEELGGMAKAIETGVPKLRIEEASARKQARLDSGQDILVGVNKFKTTEKSNIEILEVDNTVVRDSQIARLNKMKTERNSEVVAVNLKALEDCAGTGKGNLLALAVEAAENFATLGEISDALEVHFGRHKADTKLISGVYGKEVKSDDTFARAQKLTDKFAEIEGRRPRVMIAKMGQDGHDRGAKVVASSFADLGFDVDMGSLFQTPEEVAKQAIENDVHFVGASSLAAGHKTLIPQLIEELEKLGRPDIMVFAGGVIPAQDYDYLLERKVVAIFGPGTVISESAITIMEKYLEQE from the coding sequence ATGAAACCAGATTTTTCAGATATAAAAATAAACTCAGCAGTCAAACAAACTGTTGCAACTTCAGAGAATCAAGATGTTTGGAATACTCCTGAAGGAATCCCTGTAAAAAAACAATTTACAAAAGAAGATATTGCAGAAGCAGAACATTTAGGTTTTGCAGCTGGTGTACCACCTTTTTTAAGAGGTCCTTATAGTGCCATGTATGCCATGCGTCCTTGGACGATTCGTCAATACGCAGGTTTTTCTACCGCAGAAGAATCAAATGCTTTTTACAGAAGAAATTTAGCGGCAGGTCAAAAAGGACTTTCAGTTGCTTTTGATTTAGCTACGCACCGTGGTTACGATTCAGATCATCCACGTGTAACGGGTGATGTTGGTAAAGCAGGTGTTGCCATAGATTCAATTTTAGATATGGAAATTTTGTTTGATCAAATTCCGTTAGATAAAATGTCAGTTTCTATGACAATGAATGGTGCTGTGTTACCTATTATGGCTTTTTATATAGCTGCTGCAAAAAAACAAGGCGTTGCTTTAGATAAACTTTCGGGAACGATTCAGAATGATATTTTAAAGGAGTTTATGGTGCGTAATACATACATTTATCCACCATTACCTTCCATGAAAATTATTGGTGATATTTTTGATTACACCACTAAAAATATGCCTAAGTTTAACTCAATTTCAATTTCTGGTTATCACATGCAAGAAGCGGGTGCAACCGCCGATATTGAATTAGCGTATACTTTAGCAGATGGAATGGAATACATTAGAACTGGATTAAAATCTGGTTTAAAAATTGATGAATTCGCGCCTCGTTTATCTTTCTTCTGGGCAGTAGGAATGAATCATTTTATGGAAATTGCAAAAATGCGTGCTGCACGTATGCTTTGGGCAAAAATTATAAAATCATTCAATCCAACAAACCCAAAATCGATGGCATTGCGTACGCATAGTCAAACTTCTGGTTGGAGTTTAAGTGAGCAAGATCCTTTTAATAATGTAGCTCGTACTTGTGTAGAAGCAATGGCAGCTACTTTGGGAGGAACGCAATCTTTACACACCAATGCATTGGATGAAGCAATTGCTTTACCAACAGATTTTTCTGCAAGAATAGCACGTAATACTCAGATTTTTATTCAAGATGAAACTCAAATGACAAAATCTGTAGATCCTTGGGCAGGTTCATATTATGTAGAATATTTAACGCAAGAAATTGCGAAGAAAGCGTGGAAATTAATTGAAGAAGTTGAAGAATTAGGAGGAATGGCAAAAGCTATTGAAACTGGAGTTCCTAAATTACGTATAGAAGAAGCTTCTGCTCGTAAGCAAGCACGTTTAGATTCTGGTCAAGATATTTTAGTAGGAGTAAATAAATTTAAAACGACAGAAAAATCAAATATTGAAATTTTAGAAGTTGATAATACGGTTGTAAGAGATTCTCAAATTGCTCGTTTAAATAAAATGAAAACTGAACGTAATTCTGAAGTGGTTGCAGTCAATTTAAAAGCATTAGAGGATTGTGCAGGAACAGGAAAAGGTAATTTATTAGCCTTGGCTGTAGAAGCTGCAGAAAATTTTGCTACATTAGGTGAAATATCCGATGCTTTAGAGGTTCATTTTGGAAGACATAAAGCGGATACTAAATTGATAAGTGGTGTGTACGGAAAAGAAGTAAAAAGTGATGATACATTTGCAAGAGCGCAAAAGTTAACGGATAAGTTTGCAGAAATAGAAGGTCGTAGACCAAGGGTTATGATTGCTAAAATGGGGCAAGACGGACACGATAGAGGAGCAAAAGTAGTTGCTTCTAGTTTTGCCGATTTAGGTTTTGACGTAGATATGGGGTCTTTATTTCAAACTCCAGAAGAAGTAGCAAAACAAGCTATTGAAAACGATGTGCATTTTGTAGGTGCATCTAGTTTGGCGGCTGGACATAAAACGTTAATTCCTCAATTAATAGAAGAATTAGAAAAATTAGGTAGACCAGATATTATGGTTTTTGCAGGTGGGGTAATACCTGCACAAGACTATGATTATTTATTGGAAAGAAAAGTGGTTGCTATTTTTGGTCCTGGAACTGTAATTTCTGAATCTGCAATTACGATAATGGAAAAATACTTAGAGCAAGAATAA
- a CDS encoding acetyl-CoA hydrolase/transferase family protein, whose translation MKIPNKMTADEAVKLIKSNDRVLIQGGSATPQALIKAMVARASELRNVELVHLHTEGACGYTAPELRESFHTNAFFIGGNVRKMVGNTVDYIPVFLSEIPSLFREGYMKLDVVLVNVSPPDKHGFCSLGVSVDIVISGIEQGKIIIAQINPRMPRTFGDAQIHLKHFDACVEVEEEIYEMNFVEPSEIEKSIGKNIAEIIDDGATLQMGIGGIPNAVLTFLNNHKNLGIHTEMFSEGVIDLVRNGVVNGSKKKTNPYKIVSGFAMGTRRLYDFIDDNPEIEMNDIAYVNDTSIIRKNPKVTAINSAIEVDLTGQICADSIGQRMFSGVGGQMDFMRGAALSKGGKPICAITSTTSKGVSKITPALKVGAGVVTTRAHARFIATEYGIAELFGKNLKQRAQALRDIAHPNHREELDKAIFERFGSSLMI comes from the coding sequence ATGAAAATACCAAATAAAATGACAGCCGATGAAGCTGTTAAATTAATCAAATCTAACGATAGAGTTTTAATCCAAGGAGGTTCTGCAACACCACAAGCTTTAATAAAAGCGATGGTTGCAAGAGCGTCAGAATTAAGAAATGTTGAACTTGTTCATTTACATACCGAGGGAGCTTGTGGATATACTGCACCAGAATTAAGAGAAAGTTTTCATACCAATGCTTTTTTTATTGGTGGAAACGTTCGTAAAATGGTAGGAAACACGGTAGATTATATTCCTGTTTTTTTAAGTGAAATACCAAGTTTATTTCGTGAAGGATATATGAAGTTGGACGTGGTTCTGGTAAATGTATCGCCACCGGATAAACATGGTTTTTGTTCTTTAGGTGTTTCTGTTGATATTGTTATTTCTGGTATAGAACAAGGTAAAATAATTATTGCTCAAATTAACCCGCGCATGCCTCGTACATTTGGAGATGCTCAAATTCATTTAAAACATTTTGATGCCTGTGTTGAAGTAGAAGAAGAAATCTACGAAATGAATTTTGTAGAACCATCTGAAATAGAGAAATCTATAGGTAAAAATATTGCAGAAATTATTGATGATGGTGCAACGCTTCAAATGGGGATTGGTGGTATTCCAAATGCCGTTTTAACATTTTTAAACAACCATAAAAATTTAGGGATACATACAGAGATGTTTTCTGAAGGTGTCATAGATTTAGTGAGAAACGGAGTTGTAAACGGTTCTAAAAAGAAAACAAACCCTTATAAAATTGTTTCTGGTTTTGCTATGGGAACAAGACGTTTATATGACTTTATAGATGATAATCCAGAAATTGAAATGAATGACATTGCATACGTAAATGATACTTCTATCATTCGTAAAAACCCAAAAGTAACAGCAATAAATTCTGCTATTGAAGTAGATTTAACAGGTCAAATTTGTGCAGATTCTATTGGTCAGAGAATGTTTTCTGGAGTTGGTGGTCAAATGGACTTTATGCGTGGAGCTGCTTTATCAAAAGGTGGGAAACCAATATGTGCAATTACATCAACAACCTCTAAAGGTGTTTCTAAGATTACTCCAGCGTTAAAAGTAGGAGCAGGAGTTGTTACCACCCGTGCGCATGCTAGGTTTATAGCTACAGAATATGGGATAGCAGAACTATTTGGTAAAAATTTAAAACAACGAGCTCAAGCATTAAGAGATATTGCGCACCCAAATCATAGAGAGGAATTGGACAAAGCTATATTTGAAAGATTTGGAAGTAGTTTAATGATATAA
- a CDS encoding acyl-CoA desaturase yields the protein MAVVIFIIVLWYGGLFFQSFFLHRYAAHQVFTMSKTMEKITFILTWVFQGSSYLSAYGYGIMHRMHHAYTDTEKDPHSPSYDANMFAMMWKTKTIYQDINEQRIAIDDRFTKNVPQWKSFDSFAGSRFSRLLWITFYILFFVFFVTAWWQWLLLPIAFLMAPIHGVIINWFGHIYGYVNFKMKNTSKNLFHFDFLMMGEGYHNNHHKHASSPNFGVKWHEIDMTYVIIKVLDFFGLIKLKAIKVKE from the coding sequence ATGGCAGTAGTTATTTTTATTATAGTGCTTTGGTATGGAGGTTTGTTTTTTCAATCTTTCTTTTTACATCGTTATGCAGCACATCAAGTATTTACCATGTCTAAAACCATGGAGAAAATTACCTTTATTTTAACTTGGGTTTTTCAAGGGTCTAGTTATTTAAGTGCTTACGGATACGGAATTATGCACAGAATGCATCATGCATATACAGACACAGAAAAAGATCCACACTCTCCTTCTTACGATGCAAATATGTTTGCAATGATGTGGAAAACGAAAACTATTTATCAAGATATTAACGAGCAACGCATTGCTATTGATGACCGTTTTACTAAAAATGTACCGCAATGGAAATCGTTTGATTCTTTTGCTGGCTCTCGTTTTTCTCGTTTACTTTGGATTACCTTTTACATTTTATTCTTTGTCTTTTTCGTAACCGCTTGGTGGCAATGGTTATTATTACCAATCGCTTTTTTAATGGCGCCTATTCATGGAGTTATTATCAACTGGTTTGGTCATATTTATGGATATGTAAACTTCAAAATGAAGAACACCAGCAAGAATCTTTTTCATTTCGATTTTTTAATGATGGGAGAAGGTTACCACAACAATCACCACAAACATGCTAGTAGCCCTAATTTTGGAGTTAAATGGCATGAAATAGATATGACTTATGTAATTATTAAAGTTTTAGACTTTTTCGGTTTGATTAAGCTGAAAGCTATTAAAGTAAAAGAATAA
- a CDS encoding Crp/Fnr family transcriptional regulator: MKQIKAYLQQIANISQEDWDFFTSKLQPRVIKKKAVFLKLNEIENYISFIESGVVRLYIPKENPEKEITFGFSFKDQFISAYDSFLTRKPSAYELQALTETTILSVSYTDLQEIYKKTQIGNLIGRLTAERLFLIKSSREQNLLNLTAEERYLKLFKDRPEILKEIPLKYVSSYIGVTAQALSRIRKRI, encoded by the coding sequence TTGAAACAGATAAAAGCATACTTACAGCAAATAGCCAACATATCTCAAGAAGATTGGGACTTTTTTACGTCTAAATTGCAACCTCGTGTTATTAAAAAGAAAGCCGTTTTCTTAAAATTAAACGAAATTGAAAACTACATATCTTTTATAGAATCTGGCGTGGTACGTTTGTATATTCCTAAAGAAAATCCTGAAAAAGAAATCACCTTTGGTTTTAGTTTTAAAGATCAGTTTATTAGTGCGTACGATTCTTTTTTAACTAGAAAACCTTCTGCATACGAATTGCAAGCACTTACAGAAACTACCATTTTAAGTGTTTCGTACACCGATTTACAAGAAATTTATAAGAAAACTCAAATTGGTAATTTAATTGGTCGATTAACCGCAGAACGTTTATTTTTAATCAAATCTAGTAGAGAACAAAACCTTCTAAACCTTACTGCAGAAGAGCGTTATCTTAAGTTATTTAAAGATCGTCCAGAAATTTTAAAAGAAATTCCTTTAAAATATGTCAGTTCTTATATTGGTGTTACTGCACAAGCTTTAAGCCGAATTAGAAAACGTATTTAA
- a CDS encoding sodium ion-translocating decarboxylase subunit beta: MKKVILIFCVLSLLIFIRPVLGLSADASPDSITDTTVVTTQVDKAPQKDVGVFEGGFEGIKKFYSYTGFANTTSGNLIMIIIGIGFIYLGIKFDYEPLLLIPIGTGVILGNIPFVAGNQTGIYETGSVLNYLYFGVVKGIYPPLIFLGIGAMTDFSSLIANPKLMLLGAAAQIGVFATFMGALYLGFSLPEAGAIGIIGGADGPTAIFLSSKLANGVNILADGTTVKNLIGPIAIAAYSYMALVPVIQPPLMRLLISKEDRKIKMKPPRAVTQKEKMIFPVVALLLTLFISPSALPLLGMLFFGNLLKESGRTERLADTARTKLIDIVTILLGVTVGASTQADIFITKDSLLIFGLGAISFVIATCGGLLFARFMNRFLKGDNKINPLIGAAGVSAVPDSARVVHHEGLKSDPSNYLLMHAMAPNVAGVIGSAIAAGIILSFLG; the protein is encoded by the coding sequence ATGAAAAAAGTAATTTTAATATTCTGTGTTTTATCTTTATTGATCTTTATAAGACCAGTTTTAGGATTAAGCGCAGATGCTAGCCCAGATTCCATAACCGATACTACGGTTGTTACAACACAAGTAGATAAAGCTCCTCAAAAAGATGTGGGTGTTTTTGAAGGAGGTTTTGAAGGAATTAAAAAGTTTTACAGTTATACCGGTTTTGCAAATACAACTTCTGGAAACTTAATAATGATTATCATCGGAATTGGATTCATTTACCTAGGTATTAAGTTTGATTACGAACCCTTACTATTGATACCAATTGGTACCGGTGTTATATTAGGAAATATACCTTTTGTAGCCGGAAATCAAACAGGTATTTATGAGACAGGATCTGTATTAAACTATCTCTATTTTGGAGTGGTAAAAGGTATTTATCCGCCGCTAATTTTTTTAGGAATTGGAGCAATGACAGATTTTTCATCTTTAATTGCAAATCCCAAATTAATGCTTTTAGGAGCAGCAGCTCAAATTGGTGTGTTTGCAACTTTTATGGGAGCGCTTTATCTAGGATTCAGCCTTCCAGAAGCAGGTGCAATCGGTATTATTGGTGGAGCCGATGGACCAACTGCAATTTTCTTATCATCAAAATTAGCAAACGGAGTTAATATTTTGGCAGATGGTACAACGGTTAAAAACTTAATTGGACCTATTGCTATTGCTGCTTATTCTTACATGGCATTGGTTCCTGTAATTCAGCCTCCATTAATGAGATTGTTAATCTCTAAAGAGGATAGAAAAATAAAAATGAAACCACCAAGAGCCGTTACTCAAAAGGAAAAAATGATTTTCCCTGTAGTTGCTTTATTATTAACTCTTTTTATCTCTCCTAGTGCATTACCATTATTAGGGATGTTATTCTTCGGAAATTTATTAAAAGAGTCAGGAAGAACAGAAAGATTAGCAGATACGGCAAGAACCAAATTAATTGATATTGTAACTATTTTATTAGGTGTTACAGTAGGAGCTTCTACGCAAGCAGATATTTTTATCACTAAAGATTCATTATTGATATTTGGTTTAGGAGCAATCTCATTTGTGATTGCAACTTGTGGAGGTTTATTATTCGCTAGATTTATGAATAGATTCTTAAAAGGAGATAATAAAATTAATCCGCTTATTGGTGCTGCAGGAGTTTCTGCTGTTCCAGATAGTGCACGTGTTGTGCATCACGAAGGTTTAAAATCAGATCCAAGTAACTATTTATTAATGCATGCAATGGCGCCAAATGTTGCAGGTGTAATAGGTTCTGCAATTGCTGCAGGTATTATTTTAAGTTTCTTAGGATAA
- the meaB gene encoding methylmalonyl Co-A mutase-associated GTPase MeaB, producing the protein MKNYKPKKRLPAQAYIDGVLKGDRVILSRAITIIESNLESDKSLAKEIVQEILPNSGKSIRIGITGVPGVGKSTFIEVFGLHLVKLGHKVAILSIDPSSQRSRGSILGDKTRMDELSVLQEAYIRPSASGDTLGGVSNKTGETMLLCEAAGYDVILIETVGVGQSETAVHGMTDFFLLLMLAGAGDELQGIKKGIMEMADMVVINKADGDNITMSKLAKRQYQNALHIFPASESGWTPVASTASAIKNIGIDNVWNEVLKFKKLVDENGYFLKNRNHQQIKWMYNNINEELKHLFYGSKNIKRELSSLENDIVTSKISPVKAAQQIIEEFKNSFQLS; encoded by the coding sequence ATGAAAAACTACAAACCAAAAAAAAGATTACCTGCACAAGCTTATATAGATGGTGTTTTAAAAGGTGATAGAGTAATTCTTTCTAGAGCAATCACTATTATAGAAAGTAATTTAGAAAGCGATAAAAGTTTAGCTAAAGAAATCGTTCAAGAAATATTACCAAATTCAGGTAAATCTATACGTATTGGTATTACAGGTGTGCCTGGTGTTGGTAAAAGTACTTTTATTGAAGTCTTCGGGTTGCATTTGGTAAAACTGGGGCATAAAGTAGCTATATTATCAATAGACCCAAGTAGTCAACGTTCTCGTGGAAGTATTTTAGGTGATAAAACTAGAATGGATGAATTGTCTGTTTTACAAGAAGCGTATATTAGACCTTCCGCCTCTGGCGATACTTTAGGAGGTGTTTCTAACAAAACAGGAGAAACCATGCTGCTTTGTGAAGCCGCAGGTTACGATGTTATTCTAATTGAAACCGTTGGTGTTGGTCAGTCTGAAACAGCTGTACACGGCATGACAGATTTCTTTTTACTTTTAATGCTTGCTGGTGCTGGAGATGAGTTGCAGGGAATTAAAAAAGGGATTATGGAAATGGCCGATATGGTGGTTATTAATAAAGCCGATGGCGATAATATCACCATGAGTAAATTAGCTAAAAGACAATACCAAAATGCCCTTCATATTTTTCCAGCTTCTGAGTCTGGTTGGACTCCTGTGGCTAGTACCGCTTCAGCCATAAAAAATATTGGTATAGATAATGTTTGGAATGAAGTTTTAAAATTTAAAAAATTAGTTGATGAGAATGGTTATTTCCTAAAAAACAGAAACCATCAACAAATAAAATGGATGTATAATAATATCAATGAAGAATTGAAACACTTGTTTTATGGTTCAAAAAACATAAAAAGAGAGCTTTCATCATTAGAAAATGATATTGTTACATCTAAAATTTCACCTGTAAAAGCAGCACAACAAATTATAGAAGAATTTAAAAATTCCTTTCAATTGAGTTAA
- a CDS encoding methylmalonyl-CoA mutase family protein, with the protein MSDKNKILFSDFSSVSTEQWMERVTADLKGADFDRKLVWKNLTGINFQPCYNIENSITQLKNKGENSQSLVNYRSVAACCGKSGNDLALKAIEEGINGIIFQMITNVSVEELLNGIDLNTISVSFKLFNNSIPFTKDLVAFAKGKNLKGYIDANLISGYVTTGSFNENLVDVTAELIKLTKDFPNFKAITISGTEYLDNGANQVQEIAYTLSSLVFLTEKLKEKEIAVQQIFDNLNFNLAIGLEYFVEIGKFRAFNNLLAEVAAKYQLADFSNTITAKTSIWSKSITDAETNLLRCTTEAMAAILGNVDGVLIDPYDKEFKSSSDFSSRIAGNITTILKEESYFGKVSNPVDGSYYIEEVSSKIAEKALELFKAIEADGGFYINFEKEIIQQQIAEIRLQKLKLISQRRTPMVGINKYPNLMEKISANLLSKGISENPKVLTPRRASLEIEAMRRVTEELVDETNVRPIVQLASYGNLTMRKARAAFAYDFIGVSGFDVHQEESFANALVAATESAKSTSNVVVICSSDEDYDETAVEFVKAFRAIDTDKVLLLAGAPKNIDELTAVGLDGVVNMRTDVLVSLSSIQKKVQKTFKSLEV; encoded by the coding sequence ATGAGCGATAAAAATAAAATACTTTTTTCAGATTTCTCTTCAGTTTCTACTGAACAGTGGATGGAAAGAGTGACCGCAGATTTAAAAGGTGCTGATTTTGATAGAAAACTAGTGTGGAAAAACCTAACTGGTATCAATTTTCAGCCTTGTTATAATATAGAAAATTCAATTACACAGCTAAAAAATAAAGGAGAAAACTCACAATCATTAGTAAACTATAGAAGTGTTGCTGCTTGTTGTGGTAAATCTGGAAATGATTTGGCCTTAAAAGCAATTGAAGAAGGAATAAATGGTATTATTTTTCAAATGATAACCAATGTATCTGTAGAAGAACTTTTAAATGGAATAGACTTAAATACTATCTCGGTTTCGTTTAAATTATTTAATAATTCTATTCCTTTTACCAAAGATTTAGTTGCTTTTGCAAAAGGCAAAAATTTAAAGGGATATATTGATGCAAATTTAATTTCTGGCTATGTAACAACAGGTAGTTTTAATGAAAACCTTGTAGATGTAACAGCAGAACTGATAAAGTTAACAAAAGATTTTCCTAACTTTAAAGCAATCACTATTTCTGGAACGGAGTATTTAGATAATGGAGCAAACCAAGTGCAAGAAATAGCATATACTTTAAGTTCTCTCGTTTTTTTAACGGAAAAATTGAAAGAAAAAGAGATTGCAGTGCAACAAATTTTCGACAACCTAAATTTTAATTTAGCAATTGGATTAGAGTATTTTGTTGAAATTGGAAAATTTAGAGCATTCAATAATTTATTAGCTGAGGTAGCTGCCAAATATCAACTTGCTGATTTCTCGAATACGATAACGGCTAAAACTTCTATTTGGAGTAAGTCAATTACAGATGCAGAAACCAACTTATTACGTTGTACTACAGAAGCTATGGCTGCTATTTTAGGAAATGTAGACGGAGTTTTAATTGATCCTTATGACAAAGAATTTAAAAGTTCTTCTGATTTTTCAAGCAGAATAGCAGGTAATATTACCACTATTTTAAAAGAAGAATCTTATTTTGGTAAAGTATCAAACCCTGTTGATGGATCTTATTATATTGAAGAGGTTAGTTCTAAAATAGCAGAAAAAGCATTAGAGTTGTTTAAAGCAATTGAAGCTGATGGTGGTTTTTATATCAATTTTGAAAAAGAAATAATTCAACAACAAATTGCTGAAATTCGTCTTCAAAAATTAAAATTAATTAGCCAACGTAGAACTCCAATGGTTGGAATTAACAAGTATCCTAACTTAATGGAGAAAATATCTGCTAATCTACTTTCTAAAGGAATTAGTGAGAATCCGAAGGTATTAACTCCAAGAAGAGCTTCTTTAGAAATTGAGGCAATGCGTAGGGTTACAGAAGAATTAGTGGATGAAACAAATGTGCGCCCAATTGTACAATTAGCGAGTTATGGAAATTTAACAATGCGTAAAGCGAGAGCTGCTTTTGCTTATGATTTTATAGGTGTAAGTGGTTTTGATGTGCATCAAGAAGAAAGTTTTGCAAACGCTTTGGTTGCAGCTACTGAAAGTGCTAAATCAACTTCAAATGTAGTTGTTATTTGTAGTTCTGATGAAGATTATGATGAAACTGCTGTAGAATTTGTAAAAGCATTTAGAGCCATAGATACAGATAAAGTATTGTTACTAGCAGGTGCACCAAAAAACATTGATGAATTAACGGCTGTTGGTTTAGATGGTGTTGTAAATATGAGAACTGATGTTCTTGTCTCACTTTCTAGTATTCAGAAAAAAGTTCAAAAAACCTTTAAATCTTTAGAAGTATGA
- a CDS encoding acyl-[acyl-carrier-protein] thioesterase: MIFNNYFDKLFELRYFEMNKFGLATPTIILALLEETAADHAHSIGHSIFDLLQKNVGWVLVSGVLQMNRYPNYKEKITIRTWLSHYSFIKGYRENIIYDEKNNIIGSAKGLWVFFDINKRKPIPIFNEIKEKWSYFNEHSINRNIKKKIIAIDSPQHTKQFRVNRYDIDSNKHVNNIRYLQWLIESIPEDIVDNYFLHEIEGHFIAEAQYGDTVLSLTKELKIKNTFAHTIKIKGNNKVCATAKTIWKAY; the protein is encoded by the coding sequence ATGATATTTAATAATTATTTTGATAAACTATTTGAATTAAGGTATTTTGAAATGAATAAGTTTGGACTTGCAACACCTACAATAATATTGGCTTTGTTAGAAGAAACAGCTGCAGATCATGCTCACTCTATAGGACACAGTATATTTGATCTATTACAAAAAAATGTAGGTTGGGTATTAGTTTCTGGTGTTTTACAAATGAATCGTTATCCCAATTATAAAGAAAAAATAACCATTAGAACTTGGCTATCCCACTACTCTTTTATCAAAGGATATAGAGAAAATATTATTTACGATGAAAAGAATAACATTATAGGTAGTGCAAAAGGTTTATGGGTTTTCTTTGACATAAATAAAAGAAAGCCGATTCCTATTTTTAATGAAATTAAAGAAAAATGGTCGTACTTTAACGAACACTCTATCAATAGAAATATCAAGAAAAAAATAATTGCTATAGACTCACCTCAACATACAAAACAATTTAGAGTAAACCGATACGATATTGATTCTAATAAACACGTGAATAATATTAGATACTTACAATGGTTAATTGAATCGATTCCAGAAGATATTGTTGATAATTATTTTTTGCATGAAATTGAAGGTCATTTTATAGCGGAAGCTCAATATGGAGATACCGTCTTATCTTTAACCAAAGAACTTAAAATAAAAAATACTTTTGCGCATACTATCAAAATTAAAGGAAATAATAAAGTTTGCGCCACAGCTAAAACTATTTGGAAAGCTTATTGA